The Schistocerca serialis cubense isolate TAMUIC-IGC-003099 chromosome 10, iqSchSeri2.2, whole genome shotgun sequence genome includes a region encoding these proteins:
- the LOC126425255 gene encoding uncharacterized protein LOC126425255 yields the protein MKVKNTDGPKLGRNPTFSTEQEIEIRDHIITMAKLFYGITCIQLRKIAFEYAEANNIANNFDKSSRLAGKDWLALFLKRNPSISMRKPEATSINRIQAFNEEEVNAYFKNLERVFEKCKFKEGRVFNVDETGINTVLKPDRILAPKGVKQIGGAASWERGKNVTVICCFSAAGTYIPPMFIFLRKRTSNLLSKGGPVGTIYGCSVNGWSNESLFFEWIQHFQNNVKSTIDDPVLLILDNHSSHIPLDIFEFCKKHSIVMVTIPSHTSNKLQPLDVTFFSSLKSAFNRECDIYMKSQVYQKITPYELAELFNKAYIKVATMDKGQSGFKACGICPFNPNKFQHDDLQQCEIFRDVVLEDEDVLNATNGNEVIASTNEPHIPKSSQEQIPGSSAEDVPLLVGLEEVTTTSTKSACVKHVSVFDISPVPKQKQVLPKTKQAKGKPKGKSVILTATPEKNKLLTELSIKKRKEAMKK from the coding sequence ATGAAGGTTAAAAATACCGACggtccaaaacttggaagaaacccaacattttcgacagaacaggaaattGAGATTAGGGATCATATTATTacaatggccaagctgttctatggcattacatgcatccagctgcgaaagattgcatttgagtatgcagaggctaacaacattgcaaacaattttgataagtcatctaggttagctggaaaggattggctagctctatttttaaaaagaaacccaagtattagcatgagaaaacctgaagcaactagcattaacagaatacaggcatttaatgaagaagaggttaatgcatattttaaaaatttggaacgtgtctttgaaaaatgtaaatttaaagaggggcgagtgttcaacgtcgatgaaaCGGGCATAAATACTGTACTAAAGCCTGACAGAATTTTAgctcctaaaggtgttaaacaaataggtggggccgcgtcttgggaaagggggaaaaacgtgactgtgatatgttgtttcagtgctgCTGGTACCTACATCCCCCCTATGTTTATCTTCCTCAGGAAGAGGACGTCAAATCTCTTAAGTAAAGGTGGACCAGTTGGAACAATATATGGTTGTTCCGtcaatggctggtccaatgagtcattGTTTTTTgaatggatccaacattttcagaacaatgtaaaatcaactattgatgaccccgtgctgctgattttagataatcacagcagccacattccacttgatatttttgaattttgtaaaaaacattctattgtAATGGTAACCATACCTTCACACACTTCTAacaagcttcaaccactagatgtAACATTCTTTTCCtctttgaaatcagccttcaatcgtgaatgtgacatatatatgaagtcacaggtgtatcaaaaaattacaccatatgagttagcagaactttttaataaggcatatattaaggtcgctaccatggacaaagggcagtcagggtttaaggcatgtgggatttgccctttcaatccaaacaaatttcagcatgacgacttacaacaatgtgagatcttcagagatgttgtccttgaagatgaagatgttctgaatgcaacaaatggaaatgaagtgaTTGCATCTACAAACGAGCCGCATATCCCCAAAAGTAGTCAAGAACAGATTCCtggatcttcagcagaagatgttccacttctagtaggcctagaagaggtcacaacaacatcaactaaaagtgcatgtgtcaagcacgttagtgtatttgacatatctcctgttccaaaacaaaaacaagttcttcctaagacgaaacaagccaaGGGAAAGCCGAAGGGAAAGTCAGTTATCCTTACAGCAACTCCAGAGAAGAATAAACTGCTAACAGAGTTATCAATAAAGAAACgaaaagaagccatgaaaaagtaa